In the genome of Ammoniphilus sp. CFH 90114, the window CCAGAGGAAATAATTCAATTATCGGATCCGTTAAAAATATTCCACGAAGATGATAGAGAGCGGATTCAGGAACAAATTGATAGTAGATTAACAGGTGAAGCCCATGCCTGGCACTACCATACAAGAGGGATAAAGAAAGATGGCTCACACATTCATCTAGAAATTTGTGGTGTCCTAACAGAACTTCAACATTTAGAATATCCAGTGATTATCGGAACCATATGTGATATTACCCATTCTCAACAGACCAGCCTTCAGTTAGAGAAGACGCTAAAGAAACTTAGGGATATAGAATGGGCACTAAATGAGTCTACCATTGTTGCGTTTACGGATTGCCGGGGAGTGATTACGGACGTCAATGATGCTTTCTGCCGTATCTCTAAATATACCAAGGAAGAACTAGTAGGAAAGGACCATCGGATCTTAAACTCGGGTTATCATTCTAAAGAGTTCTTTCGAAACTTATGGGGATCGATTCAGAAAGGACAGGTTTGGGAAGGGGAACTACGAAATAAGGCTAAAGACGGATCTCTTTACTGGGTGAAAACAACCATTGTCCCTTTTGTGAATGATGAAGGGAAACCTTACCAATACATATCCATTCGAACGGATATCTCGGAACAGAAAAGGGCGGAGAGACTTAACGAATACTTAGCTTATACCGATCCGCTTACCCACCTGCCGAATCGGAGACTATTCGAGGAAACACTAGAGTCCATGATGAAGGAAGCGAACAAAACAGAAGACCTTCTCGCCGTCTTCTATCTTGACATTGATCGTTTCAAATATATTAACGATACACTCGGACATGCTGTGGGGGATAAGCTTCTTCAGTCGATCTCAAGTCTGCTTATGGAGTTCCGCGGGGAAAAAGACTTTATCGCCCGAATGGGTGGGGATGAATTTGCTATGCTGTTTCCTTGCGGAAAAAAGCGAGAAGACGTCATTGATATTGCCACGAAGATTATTCAACGAATGGGCAGGGTCATTCATCTCGATGAATATGAGCTCATTGTAACGACCAGTATAGGCATCAGTTACTATCCATATGATGGAACAGATGCCCAGACCTTGATGAAGAATGCGGATGCGGCTCTTCATCGAGCAAAAGAAGAAGGTAAAAATAAATACCGAGTTTATAACTCATCGATTAACAATGAAACTTTGAGGACTTTTTCCATTGAAAAGGAGCTGCGGAGAGCCCTGAATGGAGAGGAATTTATTCTTCATTATCAACCGAGAGTAGACATCATTACGGGTAAAATGGTAGGTGCTGAGGCTCTGATCCGTTGGAATCATCCCGAATGGGGAATGGTGTCTCCAAGAGAATTTATCCCCTTAGCAGAAGAAACGGGGCTTATTATCCCGATTGGTGATTGGGTCATGGATACGGTTTGTCAACAGTTACAGTATTGGATGGCACTGAATATACCACCTGTTCCTATCTCCGTTAATATTTCGGCTAAAAGATTTATGCAGAGAGATTTCGTGAAATCAATGAAGGATTTATTAGATCGATACCAGATGGACACCTCTCTTATCGAAATTGAAGTAACGGAGACTTCGTTAATTAATAATGAAGAAATTGTGCAAACGACGATCTTAAAATTAAAGGAGTTAGGGGTAAAAGTGGCCTTAGATGATTTCGGAACTGGATACTCTTCTCTTTCGTACCTGACAAAGTATGATATTGATATCTTAAAAATTGATCGTTCATTTATACAAGGTTCCACCGTGGATTCGAAGGTAAGAACGATTACAACATCTATTATTCAAATTGCTAAAGGTCTTGGCATGAAGATTGTTGCAGAAGGCGTAGAGACAAAAGAACAGTTACTGTTTTTACAAGAACAAGCTTGTGAAGAAGTACAAGGTTTTTTCTTTAGTAAACCCGTACCTGTTGTTGAATTTGATCAATTGATGACTCATAGAAGTTTTTACTAAAAGGATCATTTTTTTACATGATTTTTAAGGGCGTCTTCGTGACGTCTATTTTTTTTTTTTCTGTTATACTCGTGTTATAGGATATACAAGGAAAATAGGGGTGAAATTCATGAACCGCCTAACGCTGAAGCATTCAAGAGTTACGGAAATTGCTTATCCAAACCGCTTGAAAGGTTGGCATAAGAAACAGAAGCAGTT includes:
- a CDS encoding bifunctional diguanylate cyclase/phosphodiesterase — protein: MRNSPNFHTAESQMDIKFKDGVMPEESLLGVYMYDQGRFRVVSGRFASIFGYSPEEIIQLSDPLKIFHEDDRERIQEQIDSRLTGEAHAWHYHTRGIKKDGSHIHLEICGVLTELQHLEYPVIIGTICDITHSQQTSLQLEKTLKKLRDIEWALNESTIVAFTDCRGVITDVNDAFCRISKYTKEELVGKDHRILNSGYHSKEFFRNLWGSIQKGQVWEGELRNKAKDGSLYWVKTTIVPFVNDEGKPYQYISIRTDISEQKRAERLNEYLAYTDPLTHLPNRRLFEETLESMMKEANKTEDLLAVFYLDIDRFKYINDTLGHAVGDKLLQSISSLLMEFRGEKDFIARMGGDEFAMLFPCGKKREDVIDIATKIIQRMGRVIHLDEYELIVTTSIGISYYPYDGTDAQTLMKNADAALHRAKEEGKNKYRVYNSSINNETLRTFSIEKELRRALNGEEFILHYQPRVDIITGKMVGAEALIRWNHPEWGMVSPREFIPLAEETGLIIPIGDWVMDTVCQQLQYWMALNIPPVPISVNISAKRFMQRDFVKSMKDLLDRYQMDTSLIEIEVTETSLINNEEIVQTTILKLKELGVKVALDDFGTGYSSLSYLTKYDIDILKIDRSFIQGSTVDSKVRTITTSIIQIAKGLGMKIVAEGVETKEQLLFLQEQACEEVQGFFFSKPVPVVEFDQLMTHRSFY